In Pseudoliparis swirei isolate HS2019 ecotype Mariana Trench chromosome 22, NWPU_hadal_v1, whole genome shotgun sequence, the DNA window GACACTGCCGAGTCAGTAATGCTGCGTGGGTTTGTCTCTGGCGGTGCTCGTTGTTTATTCTTGATCAAGTTCAGTTTCCTGGAATGAGCCATTGTCTGCCCTTTATTTGCCATCACACCACAGGCTAGAATTATATGTCACATTATAACATGCTGTGACACGAGAAGAAAAATAGGATTTAAGAAATGACCCCAGAGCCTAATTCTGAGCTTGTGTCATCAACCCGCAACGGAGTGCAGCACATGAGGCGACAGTGTTGCCAAGGAGCTGTTACCCTTTTCAACACCTATGACATCTTGTGTCTGGCCTTTACACTTCAGTCATTTCTCAACAAGTAAAGTAGACACAGATGCCTTAAACAAAAACCACCATTGTCATAACCCTCGGGCGCTCccctctagagagagagagagagagggggtggggggagagaagaagagagaggaataCAGTTGAAAGAAGGGTGGAGGGAGGGCATCTATGCTTTTGGTGCTGTCATAGAAAAATGCtgtgagaaagagaaggagtgaGCCAGAGGGAGAGGTGGGTATTGAGAGAAAAAGGGGGTTTCCTCCATGTCAACCACCTCCCTGTAGTTGATTTATATGGTCAGCTGTGTGctgtgtgactttgtgtgtgtgtgtgcgtgtgtgtgtgtgtgtgtgtgtgtgtgtgtgtgggtgtgtgtgtgtgtgtgtgtgtggacactgtATTTGTGAATAAATGAAGGCCATATGGCAGTGGTTGTATTAATTAATTCCAGTTTGCTGACAAAAGTAACACCacagtcacaaacacacagagtcacattgctcttattatgtgtattacaaCGACTGGAATTATAGTATACTATGATGTGACCAGTATTTCTGAAGTATTATGATACTTGATTTTAGAGGTCATTATACCATGCCTCACACCGTGTTATAACACTgcattgttttatttgaattaGTATTAACTGAAAACCTGTGTAAATCTCTCTGAATGACGTATGTCATAGAGTTTGCCTGGAATTTGCATTCTCTTCCCTTGCACTATTCGAAGATGCAGTTCAGAAGTGAATgcaaatgtgcatgtgtgtgtctgttcatgGAGTTAGTCCTGTGaatgcaggtgactttttttcatatttcagtAATTGGGCCACCAAAAACAATAATTGATTGCTTTCGTGGCTTATACTTTGACTTTCATTTGAAAGAAAATCCATTTACACCTGACTGTATAATTTGCGACAGAGGtttaacaaaaaagaaaaaaaaggactaAAAAAATCCAACCACACAAGAAGAAAGGGATTAGGAGGAAGACGCGTTTTGTTTATCCAAAGATTGTGATCAGACAAAGGCTTCCTGTAGATAACAAAGGTGATCGAGACAAATCTGGCAACATCCAAAGTGTTACCGAACCCATGTCAGGCTCCAGGAGAGATTATctgtcagagagagacaggaagagaaaaagagagcatGCCGAGCACTCCCTTTTCCACTTAAAAAACCCAATGCTATCTCTGACTGCATCTGTTTGGAGAGATTTGGCTCTTTAGCCTTAAGGCTCCACTCTGAAGGTTCATCTGAAGTTACAGGGTAATTATCTTTCCGTCAGGATGCACCTACAACAATCCCAGcagcacctttataggtttccTCGCAGCAATCAAAATTAATCGGCTGGAGACGACTTGCTGCTGCAGTAATGAGGACCATTGTGGAGCACAACGAAAAGGCAATTatcttaaaatgtatttatttatggcaAATTACCTCCAAagcattcatttaaaaacatgctGTTGTGGTTTGTGTCGAAACTCTTTGCTTTTCTATCTGGACCTTGACCTAAATGGGAAACAGTtagtgggacagagagaggtTGGGAGGAAAGACGGCTTGGGAACACTGTTGTTATTTGTTGTACAACAATACCCTCTGCTGGCAGAGAGAATACCAATACACGTTCCCACCCGTGTCATCGAGGGCTGGGCGATGAGATGTGATACACACTTATGTGtacagcagggctattcaacttcagtagcaagtgggccgaataagaagtgagagtcgcgcgcgagccgagaaggattgttgacggggggggggggggtggctctgggttagatgtctcaatgtataaaagaggcgtgtccgtcagttttattttttcttaccaagctatagtgatttgcaggcagtcttgcgggacaaagttaaactcaaacgggccgcatgcggcccgcggaccgctagttgaataggcctggtgtACAGTCTAGCCGTAGCCCGGCTTAGTAGATATAACTTGCCGTTCCTAATGTAATCGATTCTCTTTCCAATGTGTCAAAAGTTAGTTCCCTGACCGGGAATCGAACCCGGGCCGCGGCGGTGAGAGCGCCGAATCctaaccactagaccaccagggaCTAATGGACGCGTTACACGTGTTGGAGAATTACAACACCATATTTGCAAACTTGTAAATCTGTGTCTAATAGCTATGTTTAATGTAATTCATAGATGTCATGCATTGACGTACTAAAATACATGTGTTTAATTAACGCTAGGTCTCATAGTCGACTATATGTGCTGTTAACACATTAAATAGCCTATCGAACAGTACACTACCTAGAAGTGAGTAACGTCAGTCTAGTGTTACACTGCCCCTACCGGCCGTCACACGCGGATACAGCATAGAAGTCCTAACATTCTGCCTGAATTAAAATCAGAATGTCTGGAAACATCCTACTACatttcacaaaacaaaaacacccaaCTGAAAGCATTTGTTAGTCATAAGTAATTAAATTTAATCCAGAACGTGAAGGCGATTATAACGTAAcaagaaatatataatttagGTAAACCGGCATTTCACAACGCTTCCCCGGTGTGGTCCTGGCTCGGGTCCTTGGTCAACGTGGGATACGCGAAAatgtgaagtttattttgaaccTGTCCTGGAATTTGTGTCACATTTTTGCCACCATGGTCGCCTCTTCATAGAATACAACACAACGCCGGTCAGAGTGTCATCTGTTTTATCATGATGCCAGGGGACAAACAGTCCAGAACGGCAGCGATCGCCGCGGACACGATGGTTGGAAACTGTAAAAACTGTCCTGTTCTGCACCAGGTCAGATCATCTTTCTACAGAAATGTCAGTCAAAAAGTTCTGTTTCGTCTTTATAGAATGGACATATTGGAAATAGACAGTTTACGACTGTTATAACATGAATCTGAACCAATGTGTTGCTGTTTTAATCTTATCAgcacaataataatacataggCTATCCctatttgttttggttttgctTTCTTCTCTCTTATTACAGACCCTGACCGAATATGTGTCGTCATTTCTTGCGCTGAAACAGAAGATAGCGGCTTCTGAGTGAGTATTGATGAATTGTAGTTGTGATGGTCAGAGACCTCGTTGTAAACACACTAGCGTTAGCTTGCAGTTCCTGACGTTTCTGCAGACCCCGCGGGTATGATGTGCAAACTAGTTAGGTATATTCATTTAGAAATACTAAACACATATGTGCTTACTAATAATTCATTTGTTCCGCAACGTTTCTTTTCTAACAGCTATGTATTATGTGTTATCTTGTTGGCTAACTTTACCTATTCGAATGTGTTTAAGTAAACACTGAAAATCAATTGGCAAGATAAAGTTTTAACTTTGTAACCCTgtgatttgtatttattgttaataTAGCACAGTCAGTATGATGACTGAATATCACTATGGTATCACTATTATGCTAAATCGTGGCTCGGGTAACTAATGACGAAGGAAAAATATAAGTATCCCCATTATGTTAAGTTATTTAAAGAATATCTATTATTTAACTATGATCTTCCTGTGTGGTTTCTGAAGGATAAATGCATGCAACTGGTTTCAGCATATTCCTGTTGTGAATGTGTTTTCTGCAGTGACACGATCCGGCTTCAGCAGCAGCTCGAGGAACTGCAGAGCAGACTGATGGCGCTGCAGAAGAAGACAGCAGATTATGAATCTATTCAAGCAGAACTGGGGGAAAAGAAGGTGCGCCCCCTCTCAGTGGAATCCCATTTACTGCCCAAAGGATGGCAGTAAAGTCTTCTGATTGTTGTGCCTCAACGTAAACGTCCTGCTATCATGCTGAAACAGTCTTTTacagtgtttatttttttatagggTGCTCTTGAGAACTCCAGAAGGAGGTGTGAAGAGATGGACACCTTGAAGCAGAAAAACACCAAGACAATGGCAGAGTAAGAGATCATTCCGTCATAACTATGACACTGCATATTATAACGGTGTTGGTGGTAAAACGCAAACTATTATTTTCTCACCCCTCAGGAAGAAGAAACTTGAAGACCAGCTTAAGGATTTGGAAGGTACATTCCTTCACATGCCCTAATTTTAACTTTAAACTATACCATCATTCGtacattattaaaaaatgttcatgtgttgcattttttttttttttttgtggggtttTTTGCTTACTTGTCTTTCAAACTCTAAGAACTGTCTGAAACACGGTCCCTTGAAAACGCACAGCTGAAGAGGGAAAAGGCCATTGTAGAAAACGATTTGCTGAAAACACAGGTAAGCAAATAAAGTGATCTCAGAATACATCTGTCATTTGAATCTCATAACTGACGACACATTGGAGTTGTAGTTCTCAGGAGGTTTGTGGTAATCGTAGCTCAGGATACATCATTTAAATGTTCACCTCTTTGCAGACGTCTTTGAGGAAATCTCAAGCACAGGCAGATCGTGTTGACGCATTGATAGAGGAGAACGCCAAGACAACAAGCAGGTAAGGACGTACAATCGCTTTGCAGATGTGGGTCCTTCATCGTGGCTTTCTCTcttcttgtgtgttttttgttgttattattttcgTCATGCTtgtgagaaaaacaaacaaaaaaaccaacTGCTAAAAGTCCCCATGTTGTTTTCACCCATACAGAAAGGACAACCTTGAAAATAAAGTTATGCTGCTTGAAGGTTTGTATTGAATGTTGGATTTCACACGACAGCACGTCTTGAAGCTCGTGTGGGTTTAGCTTTATGTTTCTGGTCTGTCTTTCAGATTTGGTCAATCATAAATTACCCAAAGAAAAGAATCTGCTACTGATGCATATCAGTGACCTCCAGGTGCAGTAATGACCTTTTTTATTGATGTTGATTTTGTTGGAAGTATTTCTTAAATAATGTTTAACTGAACTTTCTTTTGTGTATGCGCTTAATTAATTTGCAGGTGAGACTGGTGACactggaaagagaaagaaataaagGTAAACGAGTAACATTTACAAATAGTGTAAAAGTTGTATTAATATTTTGCTGCGGTCAAATGTTCTTTCTTCAAAAAGTTAGCtttgcaataaataaaataaaagaaatagtccaacaaatgtttaaaattgtttcaaaaggctttttttatatttataaaacagcAGCAACTTTCTCTGatctaaaattatatttaaatcttAAGCAACTTCTGGATTTTCTCTCGACAGAATATAGGAGCACATCAACTCAAGCGAGTGCACCGGAGGAGCATAAAGTTGATAAAGGTATCTAATCAGCTTCAGCTATTATTcataatattaatttaatgGGCTTATCACATGCACATACAGTGCAtctggaaagtattcacagcgcttcattttttccacattttatgttatagccttattccaaaatggattaaattaatttttttcctcaacattctacacacacaaaaacccataatgacaaagtgaaaactgttttttgcaaatttttgcacatttattaaaaataaagaacaaaaacataacatgtacataagtattcacagcctttgctcaatactttgttgaagcacctttggcagcaattacagcctcaagtcttcttgggtatgattccacaagcgtggcacacctatttctgggcagtttctcccattcttctttgcagaacctctcaagttccatcaggttggatgagGAGCATctgtgcacagccattttcagatctctccagagatgttcaatcgggttcaagtcaaggctctggctgggccactcaaggacattcacagagttgtcccgaagccactcctttgttatcttggctgtgtgcttcgggtcgttgtcctgttggaagatgaaccgtcgccccagtctgaggtccagagcgctttggagcatggtttcatcgaggatgtcgctgtacattgctgcattcatctttccctcaatcctgactagtctcccagttcctcccgctgaaaaacatccccacagcatgatgctgccagcaccatgcttcactgtagggatggtattggccaggtgatgagcagtgcctggtttcctccagacatgatgcttggcattcaggccaaagagttcaatctttgtttcatcagaccagagaattttgtttctcatggtctgagagtccttcaggtgctttttttgcaaactctaagcaggctgtcatgtgctttttactgaggagtggcttccgtctggccactcgaccaaacaggcctgatttgtggagcgctgcagagatggttgtccttctggaaggttctcctctcttcatagaacaacactggagctctgtcagagtgaccatcgggttcctggtcacctccctgactaaggcccttctcccccgatcgctcagtctggctgggcggccaactctaggaagagtcctggtggttccaaacttcttccatttccggatgatggaggccactgtgctcattgggactttcaatgctgcagaaatctttctgtacccttcgccagatctgtgcctcgatacaattctgtctcggaggtctatagataattccttgaacttcatggcttggtttatgctctgatatgcactgtcaactgtgataccttatatagacaggtgtgtgcctttctcaatcatgtccaatcaactgaatttagcacaggtggactccaatcaaacatctcaaggatgatcagtggaaacaggatgcacctgagctaaattgtgagtgtcatggcaaaggctgtgaatacttatgtacatgttatgttttcgttctttattttgaacagatttgcaaaaatttgcaaaaaacagttttcactttgtcattatgggttgttgtgtgtagaatgttgaggaaaataatgaatttaatccattttggaataaggctgtaacataacaaaatgtggaaaaagtgaagcgctgtgaatactttccggatgcactgtagctGTCATTTTTACTTCTGCAAGCGAGTcattgtttgtgtctttttgtgtgtggtttttttcaGAAAAGTTCCAGATATTGCTTGAGAACTTGTGGGCGTGTGTGGAACCCCAGCAGCAGTCCTCCGCCAACTTGTTGCACTTATCTGGTGAGGCACCAGATGGAAATGTCTTGTACATCTGTGTGTTATTACTGCCTAACTCCAGAAGTGTTTTCACTttgaataatttttatttttattttttttattgttgattCTTGTCATTTCAGAGTCCGGGTCCAAACAAGTTCTACCCAGCCCCCCACAGAACAGGCCGCGCCGTCATCTGAATAACGCATTCCATTCTGCTCCCCACAAGGCTTATGAATCCCCCAGTTCCCCCATGAAAAAAAGTCTCATTTTTACACAGTTAAAGACCTCTCCGCGTGGGCAGAAAGCTGCCAGGCAGCAAGTTTGTCACCAGTCAACAGGTGCCATGAAGCAAACGCACACTCCCGAAGAGAGCACGCGGTTATCCAAGGAAAGCAAAACTGAGAAGTCGTCCGAAGAATCTGTTGAGGAGATACTGGCATTGTTCAAACCAATGCTTCCCTGCATATCACCGCTGTCATATTTGGTGAGAAGTCCTAAATATTACATGCAAatgcttcttttttcccccggggtaaAGCGTTGCACGGAATAGTATTTACCTGGGGAACCTCTGCTCATTTGAAAGAATGTCGTCTTTGGTCTTAATTCTTTTTCAAATTTGCCGTGTCAGTAATTTGTCGAGCAAAACATTCCAACCATAGTTTGCCAAAACACAGAGGTCATTTGATCATTTGAGTAAAACAGACATGGGGTCCCCGGGTAATACCAGTCGTGTGCCAAGAGGGCTTCATATTTATGATGTTCAGATGAATGGTGGTTCGTGCAAGGTGCTGTGTTGCAGTCTATTATATAGTTAATTCACAATGCAAGCACTGTTGGTAAAACCACAATTTATAAAAACTctatttataaaatgaagtgACAGAAGATGGACCTGGTTTCTGTGGATCCTTAACTCATCTTAAGATAAGGCCTTTATTGGTATTGAAACAAGTCACAAGTCTGTAAAATTAAAAGACATAGGAATTAGGATTGTATGAATTTGTATGAACATCGAAAATATTTGCGCAcagattttttaaagatatttatctatttaagTTGAATATAATTCCAGAGTGGTCTTTCAAGCACTGGCATTTGTCTTGCCTTCTGATCAGCCTGGTCCCTCTCATAGTGCCATGTATGGTTGTATCTACAAATGACAtccatgtgtttttttcttttcctttctgtCCTCGTGTAGGACACTGAGGTGGAATCGATGGAGACAACGGATTGCGAAAAGGAGAACCATCCCAAAATCTCCGAGAACAAAGCTCTTCGCCCCCAAGAAGAATCCCTGCTCATCGCGACATCAGTAACGAGTCCACATTCTTCTGCGCTGCCAACAGACGAGACGGCGGACGCGCCAGTGGTCACAACACAGGAAGTGGAAGATGCTCCTGATGAAAAGGACTCCAAAGGCTCGGCACAAAAAGAGTTGAGCGACGTTATGGAAACAAGTGGCACAGGTGGTGAGGAAACACATCTTCAAGAACACGTGCCGATTGAGCAGGACCCAGCAACTGTGCAGTTAGCGTCGGCATCGTCTTCGTTCTCCTCCTCGTCAGACATTACACTTTTGGTTGAGGTTGTCTCGTTAACCTCTGAAAGACAAGAGCCATCCTGCGGTGTAAGTGACGGTAGCGGCAAGGCCGACAGCGCATCTCAAAGGGAAAATGCTTTCGAGGAGGCAAAGGAGGATCGGTCCGGGACGATAACGGAGATGGACGTTGACACAAACCCCAGTGATGTTACTGGTGCTGAAACAGTCACTCCCGATGGTGGAGAGTCCCCCAGAGGGAGTGATACAACTGCACTCTCTGCAGAAATGGGAAATGGGCAGTTAGTTTCTTCCTCAACGTGCATGGACTCTGTGACGAACGCGGAGCCTGCAAATACAGACAATGGTTCAGAAGATGGGGAAAGTCATCAGGACTATTGTGGTCTGGTACAGGACAGTCAAGATACCACCGTCTTTGAACCCCAGGAGAACGACAGCTGTCTTGGCAAGGACACGGAGGTACCAGACAATAACCCCTGTTTGCCAACCAGCGGCGTTGGCATTGTTAGTATCTCAAATGGAAATGTGGAAGAAAGGCTTGAAAGTGATGCATCAACAGAACCTCTTCGGGAGGAAGTTGGGAACAAAGCACAAGGAGCTGGAGTGGTTGGTGTGTCAACTTCTCCCTCAGAGTCAAATGGGGATAAAAGACCTCCGTCTCCTAGCGAGTCTCCACTGTTGAAGATAGAGGATGGTGATGTCGACCGTGAATCTGCTGGTGCAAATGTTGAAACTCCTTCGAAAAAGAATGTAGACATGGAGACATTGAACAGTGAAATGCTAGCAGATCATGGGTCTCCCCAATCCGACTCCCAAGAGACCACCACCTATGAATCTCTGAAAGAAAGCCTCCACTCGGCATGCAGGCAGCCGAGTCCTACATGTTTGTTACCCACTTTGGAATTGCAGACGTTGTCTAAAttggaggaagacaaagtcaTTAAAAAAGACATTGTCAAAGACCTGCTTCAGGAGAGCATAGATGCAAGTGACTATAAACTGAGCAAATATAACTTGCGCTCTAGGAGCGCTGCGGCCACAAATGGACAAAATGAATGTTTGGAATCATGTATAAAAGAGCCTGAAAAAGCGAGCCCTCGTGTGATCGGAGAGGAGAAAGTGAGCCTTCGTGTGATCGGAGAGGAGAAAGTGAGCCTTCGTGTGATCGGAGAGGAGAAAGTGAACCTTCGTGTGATCGGAGAGGAGAAAGTGAGCCCTCGTGTGATCGGAGAGGAGAAAGTGAACCCTCGTGTGATCGGAGAGGAGAAAGTGAGCCCTCGTGTGATCGGAGAGGAGAAAGTGAACCCTCGTGTGATCGGAGAGGAGAAAGTGCGGAGAGGAGAAAGTGAGCCCTCGTGTGATCGGAGAGGAGAAAGTGAACCCTCGTGTGATCGGAGAGGAGAAAGTGAGCCCTCGTGTGATCGGAGAGGAGAAAGTGAACTCTCGTGTGATCGGAGAGGAGAAAGTGAGCCCTCGTGTGATCGGAGAGGAGAAAGTGAACTCTCGTGTGATCGGAGAGGAGAAAGTGAGCCCTCGTGTGATCGGAGAGGAGAAAGTGAAGACTCGTGAGATCGGAGAGGAGAAAGTGAGCCTCGTGTGATCGGAGAGGAGAAAGTGAACCTCGTGTGATCGGAGAGGAGAAAGTGAGCCCTCGTGTGATCGGAGAGGAGAAAGTGAACCTTCGTGTGATCGGAGAGGAGAAAGTGAGCCCTCGTGTGATCGGAGAGGAGAAAGTGAGCCCTCGTGTGATCGGAGAGGAGAAAGTGAGCCCTCGTGTGATCGGAGAGGAGAAAGTGAACCCTCGTGTGATCGGAGAGGAGAAAGTGAGCCCTCGTGTGATCGGAGAGGAGAAAGTGAACCCTCGTGTGATCGGAGAGGAGAAAGTGAGCCCTCGTGTGATCGGAGAGGAGAAAGTGAACCCTCGTGTGATCGGAGAGGAGAAAGTGAGCCCTCGTGTGATCGGAGAGGAGAAAGTGAGCCCTCGTGTGATCGGAGAGGTGAAAGTGAGCCCTGTGATGCATTCAACTGCAGCTCGGCCCACAGAGTGCATCGGCCAAGTTCGCTCTGAAATGGGCCCTCCGCTTCCTCGACTCCTAACCCCTCTATCTACGCCTCCAAAAGCGGGCAAATCAATCAATCCAAGGCAGGCTATTGGGAAACTCTCCTTTCCCTCGCCCATGAATCGATTAGCTTCGCCTACCACTCCTATCCAGGCCCACTTGACACCCACAAGCCAGCACCTGGGTTCCTCATCTTTGAGCAGTCCGCTCCGTTCGAACGGAGTCCCGTCATCACCACTTCAGTTCGGCTCCGCCACTCCAAAGCACGCCCTGCCCGTTCCGGGTCGCTTGCCCTCAACGGCAAAGAATTCATCCCCTTCGTCCTCCTCCAGTCCATCGCAGGAAAACTCCATGAGGATTCTTGACACCATGTACCCCGAGCTATCGGCCCACGGCCGAACTCTGAGCATTCTCAGAGGCAACGTCGGTCTCGGCATCTGTTCCTCAGAGAGTGGGATGTCCCCGACATCGACTGACAGCCAGGTGTCCTGCTTTAACTCCACTTCAACGGCCTTCACCAAGACGGAGACGAGAGGAGCGAAGAGACAGGCCCCGTATCTGCCTCAACCCAAAAGCAGCAAATATCTCCGGCTAGATAACTGCTCTCCCACTGCCAGTCGCAGGCAGGTGCCTTCCTCCCCTTTGTCAAACAGTGGCGAGGACACCACCTCGCCCCGGACTCCAAACGCCACGCCGGGGCCAAACATCATACTGAACTATTTCAAGCAGATTGAAAGCCAGGCGTTTGATCTGTTGCCTGTGATTCAGAGCCACCTGTACGTTGGTAACCTGCCCAAAAAGCCCGTCTtgagagacgaggagaagaaGGTTATCTCTGAGATTTGCCGCATCAGATCGGTGGGTACACGGTTTTATTGGGCTTGTGTTGTGGAACTTTTACTCTTGCCGTTCATCCGCTGCCCCTCTGGTTGCTTTGGATTGCTTTTCCACTAAAAGTAACAGTATTTTCTTTTGTGAAATTATTCTTTAAGTGTTCCACACATCGTCTACTTTTAGCAGAATTTACCGTACAGCTGCATATACGCACTAACTTTGGTAGAAGAAGAGTATGTAAAGACCGACGCCTGCCAATAGCTCACAAGAGCTGTTGTTTGCAAAAGTCTGTGTCCACATGAAATGAACTGTGCATGTGTTTTTGTATTCTCCCATTTCTCTTCAGCTTGAGGCAGATTATATGACATTGCCCATCCTGAACAAGCTGAAAGCGGAGAAAAGAGATCTAAGCAGGAACTACATGCAGGCCCTGTGCAGAGTGTACACGGGGATCTGTAGACAGAAGAGAGACTGGGAGAAGGTTCACGTCCTGGCCTACAGCCTCCTCACTGAAGGTGAGCAATTTCTCTAGATACACCCGCGCTCGTTG includes these proteins:
- the ice1 gene encoding little elongation complex subunit 1 — protein: MMPGDKQSRTAAIAADTMVGNCKNCPVLHQTLTEYVSSFLALKQKIAASDDTIRLQQQLEELQSRLMALQKKTADYESIQAELGEKKGALENSRRRCEEMDTLKQKNTKTMAEKKKLEDQLKDLEELSETRSLENAQLKREKAIVENDLLKTQTSLRKSQAQADRVDALIEENAKTTSRKDNLENKVMLLEDLVNHKLPKEKNLLLMHISDLQVRLVTLERERNKEYRSTSTQASAPEEHKVDKEKFQILLENLWACVEPQQQSSANLLHLSESGSKQVLPSPPQNRPRRHLNNAFHSAPHKAYESPSSPMKKSLIFTQLKTSPRGQKAARQQVCHQSTGAMKQTHTPEESTRLSKESKTEKSSEESVEEILALFKPMLPCISPLSYLDTEVESMETTDCEKENHPKISENKALRPQEESLLIATSVTSPHSSALPTDETADAPVVTTQEVEDAPDEKDSKGSAQKELSDVMETSGTGGEETHLQEHVPIEQDPATVQLASASSSFSSSSDITLLVEVVSLTSERQEPSCGVSDGSGKADSASQRENAFEEAKEDRSGTITEMDVDTNPSDVTGAETVTPDGGESPRGSDTTALSAEMGNGQLVSSSTCMDSVTNAEPANTDNGSEDGESHQDYCGLVQDSQDTTVFEPQENDSCLGKDTEVPDNNPCLPTSGVGIVSISNGNVEERLESDASTEPLREEVGNKAQGAGVVGVSTSPSESNGDKRPPSPSESPLLKIEDGDVDRESAGANVETPSKKNVDMETLNSEMLADHGSPQSDSQETTTYESLKESLHSACRQPSPTCLLPTLELQTLSKLEEDKVIKKDIVKDLLQESIDASDYKLSKYNLRSRSAAATNGQNECLESCIKEPEKASPRVIGEEKVSLRVIGEEKVSLRVIGEEKVNLRVIGEEKVSPRVIGEEKVNPRVIGEEKVSPRVIGEEKVNPRVIGEEKVRRGEKEKVSPRVIGEEKVNSRVIGEEKVSPRVIGEEKVNSRVIGEEKVSPRVIGEEKVKTREIGEEKEKVSPRVIGEEKVNLRVIGEEKVSPRVIGEEKVSPRVIGEEKVSPRVIGEEKVNPRVIGEEKVSPRVIGEEKVNPRVIGEEKVSPRVIGEEKVNPRVIGEEKVSPRVIGEEKVSPRVIGEVKVSPVMHSTAARPTECIGQVRSEMGPPLPRLLTPLSTPPKAGKSINPRQAIGKLSFPSPMNRLASPTTPIQAHLTPTSQHLGSSSLSSPLRSNGVPSSPLQFGSATPKHALPVPGRLPSTAKNSSPSSSSSPSQENSMRILDTMYPELSAHGRTLSILRGNVGLGICSSESGMSPTSTDSQVSCFNSTSTAFTKTETRGAKRQAPYLPQPKSSKYLRLDNCSPTASRRQVPSSPLSNSGEDTTSPRTPNATPGPNIILNYFKQIESQAFDLLPVIQSHLYVGNLPKKPVLRDEEKKVISEICRIRSLEADYMTLPILNKLKAEKRDLSRNYMQALCRVYTGICRQKRDWEKVHVLAYSLLTEDFPDSALLVLFMVTTWPNVLSHSSSLCQAIHTVTKLNAQENVLNCLSAFLGWEKSPPFDIDALISRTLSDIRSGANQSFPTHPRYGHDLRTEAWQNIFTLQLLCSHKKWMWTYENILGKELWPLMNTWVSQPRGQQTPVSDMGVATVLRLIGYLCQLGLKERCVSTVGTVANVINTFGRRGQAEDVPWEVQLAAIYCIYDLSPCNPKQAMEAMAEWRGETSRSVPPAVTSYINQLASVCRQGQGLKENHTLH